From the genome of Pirellulales bacterium, one region includes:
- a CDS encoding caspase family protein — protein MSCRDLLRGDGDTTLRVLSDPTAFLDRFLPAVLAAIVVWLSMNGPSAFSADAIHSASPANGAPAAAPGTIHGERFHALLVGCTKYDNFDQAKWLNGPANDVDLVRRFLTDPRRLAVPAASIVVLSELEAAAKGADFRPTRANIEREIQKLIDSAQSGDQVLLLMAGHGSQQPEHGNPDPTYIKPDGYDQMFLPCDCGRWNGKTRFVDRAIADYELRTWCKQITYKKARLWVVLDACCSGWVLRGGGAGDNKIMRRNVSSEDLGIPKAELDKARDIARARRTVNQAGSGTRSADSDAPAFDFGPQSPDYVGLYAAQRDESELEMPMPCDPVQHQPQRVQGLLTYAVIDILSRTAHPITYGELASLVRQRYPQWGLTAPPTPVVEGLAQDREVLGVERWPDRSRRQWAKSGSHELSVNEGSVEGLTPGSIVALYPSADQADAKTVLGYATVRSCDLLESDAEPSAYEGTPIPRMGSLPAGGVFEIVRTDHGSLRVRLAVDTVPMHTGGRAAETAGSAAARAGIVAGVAGHASLKALASQLKTAFAAEGSLCEFVDNPAAAQWILQMRDGKLNLLSKDTAQIRDDLPPEAPQFGVSEDNAVADIVDDMTTIARAQNLLNLTQMEQTAADVDARSGSAADSSQPNVKLELLRYKSKSDRNGRPIDFSKGPLVLVPGDYVGWRMTNLGRSDVAVSLLYINAGFGIVAIYPRPGSGTDNLLTKNGGHFSTRPARVTAKPVGNEHVVLIAMPRQAGRQSPDFSFLEQRTLPPRSRGDDNPALTSPLGQLLQKAMYGEGGLRGLEADDSAQAHLMLQSWRVSAETGR, from the coding sequence ATGTCTTGCCGAGATCTCTTGAGAGGCGACGGTGATACAACGCTTCGCGTGCTTTCAGACCCGACGGCATTTCTGGACCGGTTCCTTCCCGCCGTGCTTGCGGCGATCGTGGTATGGCTTTCGATGAACGGCCCGTCGGCGTTTTCGGCCGACGCGATCCACTCCGCCTCGCCGGCGAACGGCGCGCCGGCCGCTGCGCCCGGCACGATCCATGGCGAGCGATTTCACGCGCTGCTCGTCGGATGCACGAAATACGATAATTTCGACCAAGCCAAATGGCTGAACGGTCCGGCCAACGATGTTGACTTGGTGCGGCGATTTCTGACGGACCCGAGGCGCCTCGCGGTTCCCGCCGCGTCGATCGTCGTTCTCTCGGAGCTGGAAGCAGCGGCGAAAGGGGCCGACTTCCGGCCGACGCGGGCCAATATCGAACGCGAAATCCAGAAACTGATCGACTCGGCCCAAAGCGGCGATCAGGTCTTGCTGCTCATGGCCGGCCACGGCAGCCAGCAACCGGAGCACGGAAATCCCGATCCGACGTACATCAAGCCCGACGGCTACGACCAGATGTTTTTGCCCTGCGACTGCGGCCGCTGGAATGGCAAAACCCGCTTCGTCGACCGGGCGATTGCCGACTACGAGCTGCGCACCTGGTGCAAGCAGATCACGTACAAAAAAGCCCGGCTGTGGGTCGTGCTCGATGCATGCTGCTCGGGATGGGTTCTGCGCGGCGGCGGCGCGGGCGATAACAAGATCATGCGGCGCAACGTATCCTCCGAAGATCTCGGCATTCCAAAAGCGGAATTGGACAAGGCCCGCGATATCGCTCGCGCCCGCCGGACCGTGAACCAAGCCGGCTCGGGCACGCGTTCGGCGGATTCGGATGCTCCGGCCTTCGATTTCGGCCCGCAATCGCCCGATTATGTCGGCCTCTACGCCGCGCAGCGCGACGAATCGGAGCTTGAAATGCCCATGCCCTGCGACCCGGTCCAGCATCAGCCGCAGCGGGTTCAAGGATTGCTAACCTATGCCGTTATCGACATCTTGAGCCGCACCGCCCATCCGATTACGTACGGCGAGCTGGCGAGCCTCGTCCGCCAGCGCTATCCGCAATGGGGTCTGACCGCGCCGCCGACGCCCGTCGTCGAAGGCCTGGCGCAAGATCGGGAAGTGCTGGGAGTCGAGCGCTGGCCGGACAGGTCGCGGCGGCAATGGGCAAAGAGCGGCAGCCACGAACTATCGGTCAACGAGGGTTCGGTCGAGGGTCTGACGCCCGGTAGCATCGTCGCACTTTATCCGTCGGCCGATCAAGCGGATGCGAAAACGGTGCTCGGTTATGCCACGGTTCGCAGTTGCGATTTGCTTGAATCCGACGCTGAACCCTCGGCATACGAGGGAACGCCAATTCCGCGGATGGGTTCGCTTCCGGCGGGCGGCGTGTTCGAAATCGTCCGGACCGATCATGGCTCGCTGCGCGTCAGGCTCGCCGTCGATACGGTGCCGATGCACACCGGCGGGCGAGCGGCGGAGACCGCCGGAAGTGCGGCAGCGCGGGCCGGGATAGTCGCCGGCGTGGCCGGCCATGCAAGCCTGAAGGCGCTCGCCAGCCAATTGAAGACCGCTTTTGCCGCGGAAGGATCGCTGTGCGAATTCGTCGACAATCCGGCGGCGGCGCAGTGGATTCTTCAAATGCGCGACGGCAAGTTGAATCTACTATCGAAAGACACCGCGCAAATCCGCGACGATCTTCCGCCCGAAGCACCGCAGTTCGGCGTTTCGGAGGATAATGCGGTTGCCGACATCGTCGACGACATGACGACCATTGCCCGCGCCCAGAATTTGCTCAATCTTACTCAAATGGAGCAAACTGCCGCCGATGTCGATGCCCGCTCCGGCTCTGCTGCCGATTCGTCGCAACCAAACGTCAAATTGGAGTTGCTCCGCTACAAAAGCAAATCGGACCGCAATGGCCGGCCGATCGACTTTTCGAAGGGACCGCTCGTGCTCGTTCCCGGCGATTATGTCGGCTGGCGGATGACCAATCTCGGCCGCTCGGATGTCGCCGTCAGCCTGCTGTATATCAATGCCGGTTTTGGCATTGTGGCAATCTATCCGCGGCCCGGCTCGGGCACCGACAATTTGCTGACGAAGAATGGCGGGCATTTTTCCACTCGGCCGGCCCGTGTTACCGCCAAGCCGGTCGGCAACGAGCACGTCGTATTGATCGCGATGCCGCGGCAAGCGGGCCGTCAGTCTCCCGACTTCAGCTTTTTGGAGCAGCGCACCTTGCCCCCTAGAAGCCGCGGCGACGACAATCCCGCGCTGACCTCGCCGCTTGGGCAACTTTTGCAGAAGGCGATGTACGGCGAAGGCGGCCTGCGAGGCCTGGAAGCCGACGATTCCGCCCAAGCGCATCTAATGCTGCAATCCTGGCGAGTCAGCGCGGAAACGGGCCGCTAA
- a CDS encoding BON domain-containing protein has product MDKLSHDSAAFDRFSATPKADLRALALRIKRTVRHETNGGVQELDVRIDSAGIFLRGRCGSFYCKQLAQTAAMRLCGGASVINEIEVAVAEENGDAQRGDHCH; this is encoded by the coding sequence ATGGACAAGCTTTCTCACGATTCGGCGGCTTTCGACCGCTTCTCCGCAACTCCAAAGGCAGACCTTCGAGCACTGGCGTTGCGCATCAAACGGACCGTGCGCCATGAGACCAACGGTGGAGTGCAGGAACTGGATGTGCGAATCGACTCGGCCGGGATATTCTTGCGCGGCCGGTGCGGCTCCTTCTATTGTAAGCAACTGGCGCAGACAGCAGCCATGCGGCTCTGCGGCGGGGCATCGGTGATCAATGAAATCGAAGTGGCGGTCGCCGAAGAGAACGGCGACGCCCAGCGCGGCGACCATTGCCATTGA